A single region of the Strigops habroptila isolate Jane chromosome 3, bStrHab1.2.pri, whole genome shotgun sequence genome encodes:
- the LOC115605551 gene encoding prolactin-like has product MALTRAGGRAGVTSALALLWLLLCAPGNAGCRLLTVADLLDRVIRHSGRIHSLSAALYAEMENHFAPRDNELGKPVRKCHTSGMLTPNGKEYAQKIPREELTHLILRLLQAWKEPLSHFNQHIEHHQQLPDDSLSKAKQISNMVHELKTGVEKVTEKMQSMGIISNSLNGMASSEAAGLSISNEANMMSDSDFIHCFRRDSNKVQSYLKILKCRIMPENSC; this is encoded by the exons ATGGCCCTCACCCGGGCGGGGGGGCGAGCAG GTGTCACCTCGGCCCTGGcgctgctgtggctgctgctctgcgCCCCGGGGAACGCCGGCTGCCGCCTCCTGACCGTGGCCGACCTGTTGGACCGAGTGATCCGGCACTCAGGCAGGATCCACAGCCTCTCCGCAGCGCTCTACGCGGAGATG GAAAACCACTTTGCTCCCCGTGACAACGAGCTGGGGAAGCCCGTTCGGAAGTGCCATACTTCTGGGATGCTTACACCTAACGGCAAAGAATACGCCCAAAAAATCCCG AGAGAAGAACTAACTCACTTGATACTGAGACTTTTGCAAGCCTGGAAGGAACCACTTTCCCACTTTAACCAGCATATTGAGCACCATCAACAGCTACCTGATGACAGCCTTAGCAAAGCTAAACAAATCAGCAATATGGTACATGAGCTGAAGACTGGGGTTGAGAAAGTAACAGAAAAG ATGCAGTCAATGGGTATCATCAGCAATTCATTAAATGGAATGGCATCTTCTGAAGCTGCTGGTTTATCAATTAGTAATGAAGCAAACATGATGAGTGACTCAGACTTTATTCACTGTTTCAGGAGAGACTCCAATAAAGTACAAAGCTACTTAAAAATTCTTAAATGTAGGATTATGCCAGAAAATAGTTGTTGA